In Paenibacillus guangzhouensis, a single window of DNA contains:
- a CDS encoding BMP family lipoprotein — MKKRINLVLVFVLMVSMALTACGAKKTEEGGAATGEAPGGKKLKVGMVTDLGSVNDKSFNQNAWEGLQKLKADFGYDVKYLEPKQDSDVDPSLNQFVKGGYDLTWATAFTLDDAVTRIAKENPNAKLGIIDSAIEVPNVAAVSFKEQEGAYLVGVIAGLMTKTNKIGFVGGMEIPPIQRFSAGFREGIKAVNPDAKYIENYTGQFTRADMGKSAAATMYNDGVDIIFHASGLTGNGVFNEAKERVAKGQKVWVIGVDKDQSLTFGDDVTLTSMIKKVDVAVYEISKQLAEGNFPGGKVTQMGLKENGVGIADTSSKNVPADVLKKVEEYKTKIINGEIKIPEK; from the coding sequence ATGAAAAAACGAATCAATCTTGTGCTCGTATTCGTCTTGATGGTATCTATGGCGTTAACGGCTTGTGGCGCGAAGAAGACTGAAGAAGGCGGCGCAGCTACGGGTGAAGCTCCTGGCGGCAAGAAATTGAAAGTCGGTATGGTTACTGACCTTGGTAGTGTGAATGACAAGTCCTTTAACCAGAACGCTTGGGAAGGTCTTCAAAAGTTGAAAGCGGACTTCGGCTATGATGTTAAATACTTGGAGCCTAAACAAGATTCCGACGTAGATCCAAGCTTGAACCAGTTCGTAAAAGGCGGTTATGACCTCACTTGGGCAACAGCTTTTACATTGGATGATGCAGTAACAAGAATCGCGAAAGAAAATCCGAATGCGAAGCTTGGTATCATTGACTCCGCGATCGAAGTGCCTAACGTAGCGGCTGTATCGTTCAAAGAGCAAGAGGGAGCATACTTGGTAGGGGTTATCGCAGGTCTAATGACGAAGACGAACAAAATCGGTTTTGTCGGCGGGATGGAAATTCCTCCAATCCAACGTTTCTCCGCAGGTTTCCGTGAAGGGATCAAGGCTGTAAACCCTGACGCGAAATACATCGAGAACTACACAGGTCAGTTCACACGTGCAGATATGGGTAAATCCGCAGCTGCAACAATGTACAATGACGGCGTGGACATCATTTTCCATGCTTCCGGTTTGACAGGTAACGGTGTGTTCAACGAAGCGAAAGAGCGCGTTGCAAAAGGTCAAAAGGTATGGGTTATCGGTGTAGATAAAGACCAATCCTTGACTTTCGGCGATGATGTAACATTGACATCGATGATCAAGAAAGTTGACGTAGCGGTATACGAAATTTCTAAACAGCTTGCTGAAGGCAACTTCCCTGGCGGTAAAGTTACGCAAATGGGTCTGAAAGAAAACGGTGTAGGCATCGCGGATACATCCAGCAAGAACGTACCTGCAGATGTATTGAAAAAAGTAGAAGAGTACAAAACAAAAATCATTAACGGTGAAATTAAGATTCCTGAGAAATAA
- a CDS encoding ABC transporter ATP-binding protein has protein sequence MAQAETVLELKGITKRFGEVVANEDISFALKQGEIHALLGENGAGKSTLMNIVFGLYQPTEGSIWVRGQEVQMDTPNKAIDLGIGMVHQHFKLVQPFTVTENIILGMEPKKGLATDMKSASAKIRQLSEQYGLNVDPSAKIENISVGMQQRVEILKTLYRGADIVILDEPTAVLTPQEITELLAIMKRLASEGKSIIIITHKLKEIMEVADTCTIIRRGRVIDSVVVKESSPQELAEKMVGREVRFKTDKEKAQPKQAILSVKDLKVRGDNGQMAVNGLSFDVRAGEIVGIAGVDGNGQAELIEALTGMRRSESGQIDLDGANILNKTPRVVGKSGMSHIPQDRHKHGLVLDFTVPENSILQIYNTPELNKGGLMDHKAALTLAEKYVKSFDIRIPGYDVPVRAMSGGNQQKLIIAREIDRRPKVLIAAQPTRGLDVGAIEFVHKELIAERNNGKGVLLVSFELEEIMNVADRIIVLFNGQIVGETYPDQTNDQELGLMMAGRRQGGDSN, from the coding sequence ATGGCGCAGGCTGAAACGGTGTTGGAGCTTAAGGGAATAACGAAGCGTTTTGGTGAAGTGGTTGCGAATGAGGATATAAGCTTTGCGCTTAAGCAGGGTGAGATTCACGCATTGCTCGGCGAGAACGGTGCGGGTAAGTCAACACTGATGAATATTGTATTTGGGCTTTATCAGCCGACAGAAGGTTCGATTTGGGTAAGAGGTCAGGAAGTACAGATGGATACGCCAAATAAGGCGATTGATCTGGGGATCGGAATGGTCCATCAGCATTTTAAATTGGTACAACCGTTTACAGTAACAGAGAACATTATTCTTGGTATGGAGCCGAAAAAAGGCTTAGCAACAGACATGAAGAGTGCTTCCGCAAAAATACGACAATTATCGGAGCAGTATGGACTCAATGTAGATCCTTCCGCGAAGATTGAGAATATTTCAGTAGGGATGCAGCAACGGGTTGAAATTTTGAAGACGCTTTACCGTGGTGCGGATATTGTTATCTTAGATGAACCGACAGCCGTGCTTACGCCGCAGGAGATTACCGAGTTGCTCGCGATTATGAAACGCCTTGCAAGCGAAGGCAAATCGATTATCATCATTACGCACAAATTGAAAGAAATTATGGAAGTCGCAGATACGTGTACGATCATCCGTCGCGGTCGCGTCATTGATTCCGTCGTTGTCAAAGAATCGAGTCCACAAGAGCTGGCTGAGAAGATGGTTGGTCGTGAGGTACGCTTCAAAACGGACAAAGAGAAAGCGCAGCCAAAACAAGCGATTCTCTCCGTGAAAGACCTGAAAGTTCGCGGCGATAACGGACAAATGGCCGTGAACGGACTTTCCTTCGATGTACGCGCGGGAGAAATTGTCGGGATTGCTGGGGTCGACGGCAACGGGCAAGCCGAGCTGATTGAAGCTTTGACAGGGATGCGTCGCTCCGAGTCCGGACAAATTGATCTCGATGGTGCGAATATTCTGAATAAAACACCGCGTGTCGTAGGGAAATCCGGGATGTCGCATATCCCGCAAGACAGACACAAACATGGTCTCGTACTGGATTTTACCGTGCCGGAGAACTCGATTCTCCAGATTTATAATACGCCTGAGCTTAATAAAGGTGGATTGATGGATCACAAAGCAGCCTTGACGCTTGCTGAGAAATACGTGAAATCCTTCGATATTCGAATCCCAGGTTATGATGTTCCTGTTCGGGCGATGTCCGGTGGGAACCAACAGAAGCTGATTATTGCGCGGGAAATCGACCGTCGTCCGAAGGTGCTCATCGCGGCACAGCCGACACGGGGACTTGACGTAGGCGCGATTGAATTCGTGCACAAAGAGCTCATTGCTGAACGCAACAACGGGAAGGGCGTCCTGCTCGTATCGTTCGAGCTAGAAGAAATTATGAACGTTGCAGACCGCATTATCGTATTGTTCAATGGTCAGATTGTAGGGGAGACTTACCCAGATCAAACCAATGATCAAGAGCTCGGATTGATGATGGCAGGCAGACGTCAAGGAGGGGATTCCAATTGA
- a CDS encoding EutP/PduV family microcompartment system protein, whose translation MMKPKKRVMLIGSVDAGKSTLLQALFGDELPARKTQSLEYRDWIIDTPGEYTENPMYYRSLMATSFEAGLLLIVQDATARHIALPPGFAGGFPIPAMGVITKLDHPHADLTRAESLIRVALPEGELWHTSSMTKHNIDALRERLTFLLR comes from the coding sequence ATGATGAAGCCGAAGAAACGGGTGATGTTGATTGGTTCCGTCGACGCCGGCAAGTCGACCCTGCTTCAGGCGTTGTTCGGAGATGAACTCCCAGCGCGGAAGACGCAGAGCTTGGAGTATCGTGATTGGATTATCGATACCCCTGGCGAATATACCGAGAACCCGATGTATTACCGTTCGCTTATGGCCACTTCGTTCGAGGCGGGGCTGCTCCTCATCGTACAGGATGCGACGGCACGGCATATCGCATTGCCGCCGGGATTCGCTGGTGGCTTCCCCATTCCTGCCATGGGCGTCATTACGAAGTTGGATCATCCCCATGCAGATCTGACGCGTGCGGAATCGCTCATCCGTGTCGCGTTGCCAGAAGGGGAGCTCTGGCACACCTCATCCATGACCAAACATAATATTGACGCACTGCGTGAAAGGTTGACCTTCCTGCTACGCTAA
- the pduL gene encoding phosphate propanoyltransferase, with product MGIVTESSLRAMLPSGIPNPFTLTSNGKLTPAAADFLRSRGIKVIILDEKEVQRTRQAFPLIPVGVSNRHVHLSQHHVEQLFGAGTSLTPDRPLSQPGQYAALEKVTLRTAKSEIRGVRVLGPARKETQVEISRTDGFQLGLHAPLRLSGDTANTPGITLIGPAGQVQLAHGVIVAKCHVHMSPADAAVFQVKSGDVMTLRTLHTQERPLIFPSVAVRVDERYVLDFHIDMDEANAAGLHTGNHVQYIPEGQGGGSVGPDTDGRAAGA from the coding sequence ATGGGGATCGTGACTGAATCAAGTCTGCGGGCAATGCTTCCATCCGGAATTCCGAATCCGTTTACACTTACGTCGAATGGGAAGCTGACGCCGGCAGCCGCGGATTTTCTGAGATCAAGAGGGATTAAGGTCATCATCTTGGATGAAAAGGAAGTGCAGCGCACACGTCAAGCATTTCCGCTCATTCCGGTCGGTGTCTCGAACCGCCATGTACATCTATCGCAGCACCATGTGGAACAGCTTTTCGGTGCAGGGACATCGCTGACGCCGGATCGTCCCCTCTCTCAGCCAGGGCAATATGCCGCGCTAGAGAAGGTCACCTTGCGTACGGCAAAGAGTGAAATCCGGGGCGTGAGGGTCCTCGGTCCGGCCCGGAAGGAGACGCAGGTTGAAATCTCGCGGACGGATGGGTTCCAGCTCGGGCTGCATGCCCCGCTTCGATTATCTGGGGATACGGCGAATACGCCCGGGATTACGCTAATTGGACCAGCGGGCCAAGTGCAGCTGGCACACGGCGTCATCGTGGCGAAGTGCCATGTTCACATGTCTCCAGCGGATGCGGCCGTGTTTCAAGTGAAGTCTGGCGATGTCATGACGCTCCGAACGCTGCATACCCAGGAACGGCCGCTTATTTTTCCGTCGGTCGCGGTGCGTGTGGATGAGCGATATGTGCTCGATTTCCATATCGACATGGATGAGGCCAATGCGGCGGGACTGCATACGGGAAATCACGTTCAATATATTCCTGAAGGGCAAGGAGGCGGTTCTGTTGGACCTGACACAGACGGTAGAGCAGCTGGTGCATGA
- a CDS encoding BMC domain-containing protein: MSGKQEALGMIETWGIPALIAASDAAAKAADVHVVTLEKADAGIVTIYLTGDVASVRAAVDAGQEAARQVGKLLSSHVIARPDAQVRDRIYPNA, encoded by the coding sequence ATGAGCGGCAAGCAAGAAGCGTTAGGCATGATCGAGACATGGGGAATCCCCGCCCTGATCGCCGCATCGGATGCAGCTGCAAAAGCCGCGGATGTGCACGTCGTGACTCTGGAGAAGGCGGATGCCGGGATTGTCACGATCTACCTGACCGGGGATGTGGCTTCTGTCCGTGCGGCGGTCGATGCGGGACAGGAAGCGGCGAGACAAGTAGGCAAGCTGCTGAGTTCACATGTGATTGCAAGACCAGACGCACAGGTTCGAGATCGGATTTATCCGAATGCGTAG
- a CDS encoding ABC transporter permease, protein MNNLRRLLRSDSMWIPVLSIVIGILIGAIVMLAGGYNPLLAYQSLVEKIFGSPYDIGETLRQIVPLILSGLAVAVAFRGGMFNIGVEGQIVMGSLGALMVGNMIDLPPILHGIVAILVGALFGGIWGSLVAIFKVKRGLNEVISCIMLNWIALYISHIVIKTFMAEMGTSRSQPIHDSASIQIAWLSDLFGGARIHWGFFIVIFMLIGYYYYLNRTKWGYELRAVGYNKHAAEYAGMNVSSIAIRTFFISGAIGGLIGSFEILGVFKYMAIAPNTSGIGFDGIAVALLGMNTSVGVFLSGTLFGALYYGAQGMSFGADVPPEVIKMVISIIIFFAAAPAAIRMFLKMFRRKPKREEG, encoded by the coding sequence TTGAATAACTTACGCAGACTCCTTCGTTCCGATTCGATGTGGATTCCGGTCCTATCGATTGTTATCGGGATTTTGATTGGCGCGATTGTCATGCTTGCCGGCGGTTACAATCCGCTGCTTGCATATCAATCCTTGGTTGAGAAAATTTTCGGAAGCCCGTACGACATTGGCGAGACGCTTCGTCAGATTGTGCCGCTGATCTTATCCGGTCTAGCGGTAGCCGTAGCTTTCCGCGGCGGCATGTTCAATATCGGGGTTGAGGGCCAGATCGTAATGGGATCGCTTGGGGCCTTGATGGTAGGGAACATGATCGATTTGCCTCCGATCCTACACGGGATTGTCGCGATTCTTGTCGGTGCATTGTTCGGCGGAATCTGGGGCTCACTTGTTGCGATTTTCAAAGTTAAACGCGGCTTGAACGAGGTTATCTCCTGTATCATGCTCAACTGGATTGCCTTATACATTAGCCATATCGTGATTAAGACATTCATGGCGGAGATGGGAACTTCTCGTTCGCAGCCGATTCATGATTCGGCAAGTATTCAAATTGCCTGGTTGTCTGATCTATTCGGCGGCGCACGGATTCACTGGGGATTCTTCATCGTCATCTTCATGTTAATCGGGTACTACTACTATTTGAACCGTACCAAATGGGGCTATGAATTGCGTGCGGTTGGTTACAATAAGCATGCGGCTGAATATGCGGGGATGAACGTATCGAGCATTGCAATCCGTACCTTCTTCATCTCGGGTGCGATTGGCGGATTGATCGGTTCATTCGAAATTCTAGGCGTATTCAAATACATGGCGATTGCACCGAATACATCCGGGATCGGATTTGACGGCATCGCGGTTGCACTCTTAGGAATGAACACATCCGTCGGTGTATTCTTATCCGGTACATTGTTCGGAGCACTCTACTATGGTGCGCAAGGGATGAGCTTTGGGGCGGATGTTCCGCCAGAAGTGATTAAGATGGTTATTAGTATTATTATCTTCTTCGCTGCAGCACCGGCCGCAATCCGGATGTTCTTGAAGATGTTCAGACGCAAACCGAAGCGGGAGGAGGGGTAG
- a CDS encoding EutN/CcmL family microcompartment protein: MFLGKVLGSVWATHKESGMENLKLMIIQPMNFKGQAQGSTVIAADRIGAGIGEHVIVSRGNPARMLFDNRSVPIDAIVVGIVDAFELSDEVILSPERTGEGGDSNE; encoded by the coding sequence ATGTTTCTCGGTAAGGTGCTTGGCAGCGTGTGGGCGACGCACAAAGAGAGTGGTATGGAGAATCTGAAGCTGATGATTATCCAGCCGATGAATTTCAAAGGGCAGGCACAGGGAAGCACCGTCATCGCGGCGGATCGGATTGGCGCAGGCATTGGTGAGCATGTGATCGTCTCGCGCGGGAATCCCGCAAGGATGCTGTTCGACAATCGAAGCGTGCCAATTGATGCCATTGTTGTCGGCATTGTAGATGCATTCGAACTGTCGGATGAAGTGATCTTAAGCCCCGAGCGCACAGGAGAGGGAGGGGATTCGAATGAGTGA
- a CDS encoding aldehyde dehydrogenase family protein, whose product MGYDTDLQSIQDVRDALNRAKAAQAQLEAMSQTQIDAIVGEMAAEVRRSAEALAELAVQETGFGNVPDKVAKNLFVADAIYPAIAPMKTVGVIRRDVEQHVWEIAQPVGVIAGIVPSTNPTSTVMFKAMIALKARNSIVLSPHPGAKQCSFEAASRMQAAAERAGAPSYSIQCLALPTLEASQELMRHRDTDVILATGGTAMVKAAYSSGKPAYGVGPGNVPVYIHRSANVDQAASRILRSKTFDYGTICASEQAVVVDQAIKSSVIDAFIRRGAYMLSHSEKRAVEGIILRNGGLNSQVVGKSPRAIAALAGITIPDHTTVLIAEEAEVGLHAPFSIEKLSPILALYTVLDAVEGCAVCKKLLELGGLGHTLGIHAEDLSVIEDFGLAKPASRIVVNSGTTFGGIGMSTGIFPSLTLGCGSYGNNITSDNIGPQHLMNVKRVAFHIQDVPERESAQPTIEAASAVLETSAVQISREDVMEIVKRVLAEVSRS is encoded by the coding sequence ATGGGATACGATACAGATTTACAATCTATACAAGACGTACGCGATGCCTTGAACCGTGCGAAGGCTGCGCAGGCACAGCTGGAAGCGATGAGCCAAACGCAGATCGACGCGATCGTCGGCGAGATGGCAGCCGAAGTCCGGCGCTCTGCCGAAGCCTTAGCCGAGCTCGCCGTGCAGGAGACTGGCTTCGGCAATGTGCCGGATAAAGTGGCGAAGAACCTGTTCGTCGCGGATGCGATCTACCCTGCCATTGCCCCGATGAAGACGGTTGGCGTGATTCGTCGGGATGTGGAGCAGCACGTATGGGAAATCGCACAGCCCGTCGGGGTCATTGCCGGCATCGTGCCGTCTACGAACCCGACGTCAACGGTCATGTTCAAGGCGATGATAGCACTCAAAGCGCGCAATAGCATCGTGCTCAGTCCGCACCCGGGTGCGAAGCAGTGCTCCTTCGAAGCCGCATCCCGGATGCAAGCGGCGGCAGAGCGAGCAGGTGCGCCGTCCTACAGCATTCAATGTCTCGCGCTGCCAACCCTTGAGGCAAGCCAGGAATTGATGCGGCATCGCGATACGGATGTGATCCTTGCCACGGGAGGCACCGCCATGGTAAAGGCGGCATACAGCTCCGGTAAACCTGCTTACGGCGTCGGCCCAGGGAACGTTCCGGTGTACATCCATCGTAGTGCGAATGTGGATCAAGCAGCGTCGCGCATCCTTCGCAGCAAGACCTTTGATTACGGCACGATCTGTGCTTCGGAACAGGCGGTTGTCGTCGATCAGGCTATCAAATCGTCGGTGATCGATGCGTTCATCCGTCGCGGCGCGTACATGCTATCGCATTCGGAGAAGCGCGCTGTCGAAGGAATTATCCTTCGAAACGGCGGTCTGAATTCACAGGTCGTCGGTAAATCGCCGAGAGCGATTGCCGCACTTGCCGGTATCACGATCCCGGATCACACGACGGTGTTGATCGCAGAAGAAGCGGAAGTCGGTCTGCACGCTCCCTTCTCCATCGAGAAGCTGAGCCCGATTCTTGCGCTCTATACGGTTCTGGATGCAGTCGAAGGCTGCGCTGTATGCAAGAAGCTGCTGGAACTCGGTGGACTAGGCCATACACTGGGGATTCACGCGGAGGATCTGTCCGTGATCGAAGACTTTGGCCTTGCTAAGCCGGCATCCCGCATCGTCGTGAATTCTGGGACAACGTTCGGCGGTATCGGGATGAGTACAGGCATCTTCCCTTCCTTAACGCTCGGCTGCGGCTCGTATGGCAACAATATTACGTCCGACAATATCGGACCGCAGCATTTGATGAATGTAAAACGGGTTGCCTTTCATATCCAAGACGTTCCGGAGCGGGAATCTGCACAGCCCACAATCGAAGCAGCTTCGGCAGTCCTTGAAACGTCTGCGGTTCAGATCAGCCGAGAAGATGTGATGGAAATTGTAAAAAGAGTGCTAGCGGAAGTCTCGCGTTCATAG
- the eutS gene encoding ethanolamine utilization microcompartment protein EutS, with protein sequence MSEQKQRVVQEYVPGKQVTLAHVIANPDPILYTKLGLQDAGAIGILTLTPTETSIIAADIATKAADVALGYLDRFTGSLVITGEVAAVEMAMEAINSFLSGKLLYTPALLTRS encoded by the coding sequence ATGAGTGAACAGAAGCAGCGAGTCGTGCAGGAATATGTCCCAGGCAAGCAAGTGACGCTTGCCCATGTGATCGCGAACCCCGATCCCATTCTGTATACGAAGTTAGGTCTGCAAGACGCCGGTGCCATTGGCATACTTACGCTCACACCGACAGAGACGTCGATCATCGCGGCAGATATCGCAACGAAAGCAGCCGATGTGGCGCTCGGTTATCTTGATCGGTTCACGGGGTCGCTCGTCATCACAGGCGAGGTCGCTGCGGTAGAAATGGCGATGGAAGCGATCAATTCGTTCCTCTCCGGCAAACTCTTATATACCCCGGCGTTATTGACGAGGTCTTAA
- the eutM gene encoding ethanolamine utilization microcompartment protein EutM — MAGEMSALGMIETKGLVGAVEAADAMVKAANVKLIGKVHVGGGLVTVMVRGDVGAVKAATDSGAAAAEKIGELISVHVIPRPHSDIEHILPKLEG; from the coding sequence ATGGCAGGAGAAATGTCGGCATTAGGCATGATTGAGACGAAAGGGTTAGTCGGCGCAGTGGAAGCTGCGGACGCGATGGTGAAGGCAGCGAATGTGAAGCTGATTGGCAAAGTTCATGTCGGAGGCGGGTTAGTGACGGTGATGGTTCGCGGAGATGTTGGCGCGGTCAAGGCCGCAACCGACTCGGGAGCAGCAGCCGCAGAGAAGATTGGTGAATTAATCTCGGTTCATGTCATTCCGCGTCCGCATTCCGATATTGAACATATTTTGCCCAAATTAGAAGGGTAG
- a CDS encoding ABC transporter permease, with amino-acid sequence MDILSNLINGTFVFATALIFASLGGVIGERTGVINLGLEGFMVSGAFSAAVATHYAETAGMGGASPWIGVLCAMVVTLIFSGIHAIASIKFKANQVISGIVVNLLAASSTFFMVKLLFEGAAETPIIDHVFHKWAIPGLSSIPFLGNAIFTAYPTTYIALILVAVVWFVMYKTPLGLRMRAVGEHPGAADTAGVKVNRIRTYAVLVGGSIAALGGATIALTAGSSFAQSTISGQGFIALAAVIFGKWNPVGAFGASLFFGFAQALKDQAQIYDWAKSIPTEVFYMLPYLMTLLILLFAVGRSSGPSALGEPYDPGKR; translated from the coding sequence ATGGATATTCTAAGCAATCTAATCAACGGGACGTTCGTGTTCGCCACAGCATTAATCTTTGCTTCACTCGGCGGGGTTATTGGAGAACGTACAGGGGTTATCAACTTGGGGCTCGAGGGCTTCATGGTATCCGGTGCCTTCTCAGCTGCCGTTGCTACGCATTACGCGGAGACAGCAGGTATGGGTGGGGCATCGCCGTGGATCGGCGTGCTCTGTGCAATGGTCGTTACCTTAATCTTCTCAGGCATTCATGCCATCGCATCCATTAAGTTCAAAGCGAATCAAGTTATTAGCGGTATCGTCGTCAACCTGCTTGCAGCCAGCTCGACCTTCTTCATGGTGAAGTTGTTGTTCGAAGGCGCGGCAGAGACGCCGATTATCGACCATGTTTTCCACAAGTGGGCGATTCCGGGTCTGAGCAGCATTCCGTTCCTAGGTAACGCGATTTTCACGGCTTATCCAACAACGTATATCGCTCTGATTCTGGTAGCAGTCGTCTGGTTCGTGATGTATAAGACACCGCTTGGTCTTCGGATGCGTGCTGTTGGTGAGCATCCAGGGGCTGCGGATACAGCAGGCGTCAAAGTCAATCGTATTCGTACGTATGCCGTTCTTGTCGGCGGTTCGATCGCTGCGCTTGGTGGCGCGACAATCGCGTTGACAGCAGGAAGCAGCTTTGCGCAAAGTACGATTTCTGGTCAAGGTTTTATCGCACTCGCAGCGGTTATCTTCGGGAAATGGAATCCGGTCGGCGCATTCGGCGCTTCGTTATTCTTCGGTTTTGCGCAAGCACTGAAGGATCAGGCACAAATCTACGATTGGGCAAAGAGCATCCCGACGGAAGTGTTCTACATGCTGCCGTACTTGATGACCTTATTGATTCTTCTCTTCGCGGTAGGTCGCTCCAGCGGACCTAGTGCACTCGGGGAGCCGTACGATCCGGGTAAACGATAA
- the eutL gene encoding ethanolamine utilization microcompartment protein EutL produces MDKPIRAVPLAVRMIPNVDAGLAAQLALSPDIRSLGLITSTIDDVGYTAIDEATKRADVDVVYAKSFYAGSGHASGPLSGEFIGMIGGSSPAEVQSGLSAAIDVMESGACFYALNNEATHAYYAHVVSRTGRYLSRIAGIQEGEPLAYLIAPPLEAMIGLDAALKAADVRLQTFYGPPTETNFAGGLLTGSQSACTAAAEAFRDAVHDVARNPQYLR; encoded by the coding sequence ATGGATAAGCCCATTCGAGCCGTACCGCTCGCCGTACGCATGATCCCGAATGTAGATGCAGGTTTAGCGGCGCAGTTGGCCTTATCGCCTGACATTCGCAGCTTAGGACTGATTACATCGACAATTGATGATGTTGGATATACCGCGATCGATGAAGCGACAAAGCGCGCGGATGTGGACGTCGTCTATGCGAAGTCGTTCTATGCCGGATCAGGACATGCTTCCGGGCCGCTATCGGGCGAGTTTATCGGTATGATCGGCGGCTCGAGTCCGGCAGAAGTCCAGAGCGGCCTCTCTGCCGCTATAGACGTGATGGAGAGCGGCGCATGCTTCTACGCACTGAATAACGAAGCGACGCATGCATATTATGCGCATGTCGTCTCTCGGACAGGTCGGTACCTCTCTCGGATTGCAGGGATTCAGGAAGGGGAGCCGCTTGCCTATTTGATTGCCCCGCCGCTCGAAGCGATGATCGGCCTCGATGCGGCACTAAAGGCGGCGGATGTGCGGTTGCAGACGTTCTACGGCCCACCGACGGAGACGAACTTCGCTGGGGGACTCTTAACAGGAAGCCAATCGGCTTGCACGGCAGCAGCGGAAGCGTTCCGTGATGCGGTACACGATGTGGCAAGAAACCCGCAGTACTTGCGATGA